The sequence below is a genomic window from Blastococcus sp. Marseille-P5729.
GAGCCGTTGCACCGTCTTGATGGCGTGCTGCGCCTCGTCCTCGAGGTTTTCCAACGGGATCGGCTCGCCGATCACCTCTTCCAGACGGCGTAGCAGCGCGATGGTCGCCGGTGCCCAGGACGGTGCCGACACGTAGTAGGGCGAGCTTGCCCACAGCGAGACGGCCGGGATCCCTGTGCTGACGGCGAAGTGGTGCAGAACGCCGGTGATGCCGGTCGGGCCGCTGTACCCCGACAACTGCAGGCCGTAACGCTCGCTGGAGGTGCGGTCCCAGGCCGAGCCGGTGACCGGCACCGGCTGTGCGTAGTGGGTGTCGGCGCCCATCCCACCCAGCAGCACGATCCGCTCGACGCTCAGATCACGCGCCACGTCGAGGATCTCCTCGCAGAACGTCTTCCAGCGCATGTTCGGCTCCGGGCCGGTCACCAGGACCACGTCACGGCCGCTGACCGGCTGCCGA
It includes:
- a CDS encoding PAC2 family protein, encoding MIPSHDDFLPDLIEPVMICAFSGWNDAGEAATSAVEHLALLWDSTDYGVIDGEDFYDYQVNRPTVSLRSGVSRELAWPQVHVNLARQPVSGRDVVLVTGPEPNMRWKTFCEEILDVARDLSVERIVLLGGMGADTHYAQPVPVTGSAWDRTSSERYGLQLSGYSGPTGITGVLHHFAVSTGIPAVSLWASSPYYVSAPSWAPATIALLRRLEEVIGEPIPLENLEDEAQHAIKTVQRLVDSDPSMREQIEALAEEPKEQVSDDAGEQLAEDFERYLRRQDGGPD